The following proteins are encoded in a genomic region of Magallana gigas chromosome 1, xbMagGiga1.1, whole genome shotgun sequence:
- the LOC105329701 gene encoding uncharacterized protein: MIRHIVRLRRYEHRYVQPAFTFSALQFLSFTKTALPQIHLTLHTSQLSMTESLNKEDVMESLSAIQITERGNRRVGNQCLLKLTSGAELHQSLTLTRVDCCYHISCVTSDRVWVSDNKNNLMLTDTTGVPLHRVEDSLSGVGPHTVNSESELIYIDRNYNINKLSKDMKTTTTFIETTDSTWEPGGVYWSPSTGDLLVGMYNDDTKTGKVTRYNQSGQLTQTIQNHNTGRGLYSGPCFITENNNGDVVVSDFMSGAVVVTERGGRHRFSYTGHPSGSGLAPCGICTDALSHILVCDVITDTVQMINKDGQFLSHLLTEPQEMRVPWGLSYDVNTHRLWVGSYNKVRVYRYITRQDALTDEHRPSPYEEAMSSSTPAV, from the exons ATGATCAGACATATTGTCAGACTAAGGAGATATGAACACAGATATGTACAGCCAGCATTCACATTCAGTGCGCTACAATTCCTCTCCTTCACAAAGACAGCCCTCCCCCAGATACATCttacactccacaccagccagctctccatgactgagtcactcaacaaggaggatgtgatggagtcattgagtgcaatccaaatcacagagagaggaaaccgacgcgtaggaaaccagtgtctgctgaaactgacgtctggtgctgagctccatcaatctctcacacTGACACGTGTTGATTgttgttatcacatttcctgtgtgacatcagaccgggtctgggtcagtgataataaaaacaatctcatgttgacagacacaacaggtgtccctctacatcgtgtggaggattcatTGAGTGGTGTAGGAccacacacagtgaacagtgagagtgaactgatttatatagataggaattataacatcaacaaactgtcaaaggatatgaaaacaaccaccacatttatagagacaACAGACTCTACATGGGAACCAGGgggtgtgtactggtccccgtccactggggatctactggtcgggatgtataACGATGATACAaagacaggcaaggtaacccggtacaaccagagtggacaactcacacaaaccatacagaaCCACAACACAGGACGGGGACTGTATAGTGGACCTTGCtttataacagagaacaacaatggggatgtcgtggtgtctgactttatgtctggtgctgtagtggtgacagagcgtggaggaagacatcgtttctcctacacaggacatccatcaggatcaggactaGCGCCatgtggaatctgtactgacgcgctgtcacacatcctggtgtgtgatgttATAACCGACACAGTACAGATGATAAataaggacggtcagttcctgtcacatctactgacagAACCACAAGAGATGCGTGTACCATGgggcctgagttatgatgtcaacactcaccgtctctgggtcggatcataCAACAAGGTGCgtgtctacaggtatatcaccagacaggacgctctgacag atgaacacagacCCAGTCCTTATGAGGAGGCCATGTCCAGCTCAACACCAGCCGTATAA